One window from the genome of Micromonospora aurantiaca ATCC 27029 encodes:
- a CDS encoding ATP-binding cassette domain-containing protein yields MVRAVSADEVAPTRHAWRIEAVGLSVKAGRHLAVDNLGLTLGAGVHGLLGPNGAGKSTLMRALATVVKPHDGVLRLLGADATASRELRPVRRRLGYLPQQFGYYPRFTVREYVEYVAWLREMPASAVPGAAQQAIDRVRLTDRADAKLKSLSGGMLRRAGIAQAIVNEPDLLLLDEPTVGLDPEQRVEFRELIRELGADACVLVSTHLVEDVVAACSDVILMDHGTRVFQGLPADLIRHGETGGVGDSAAERGYSHLLKQHRSA; encoded by the coding sequence TTGGTACGCGCAGTGAGCGCCGACGAGGTGGCGCCGACCCGGCACGCCTGGCGGATCGAGGCGGTGGGACTGTCGGTGAAGGCCGGGCGGCACCTCGCAGTCGACAACCTGGGCCTGACGCTCGGTGCCGGCGTGCACGGGCTGCTCGGCCCGAACGGCGCCGGCAAGAGCACCCTGATGCGTGCGCTCGCCACAGTGGTCAAGCCGCACGACGGCGTGCTGCGGCTGCTCGGCGCGGACGCCACCGCGTCCCGTGAGCTGCGGCCGGTGCGCCGCCGGCTCGGCTACCTGCCGCAGCAGTTCGGCTACTACCCCCGGTTCACCGTCCGGGAGTACGTCGAGTACGTGGCCTGGCTGCGGGAGATGCCCGCGTCGGCGGTGCCGGGCGCGGCCCAGCAGGCCATCGACCGGGTACGCCTCACCGACCGGGCCGACGCCAAGCTCAAGTCGCTGTCCGGCGGCATGCTGCGCCGGGCCGGCATCGCCCAGGCGATCGTGAACGAACCGGACCTGCTGCTGCTCGACGAACCGACAGTCGGCCTGGACCCGGAACAGCGGGTCGAGTTCCGTGAGCTGATCCGGGAACTCGGCGCGGACGCCTGCGTGCTGGTCTCCACCCACCTGGTGGAGGACGTGGTGGCGGCCTGCTCCGACGTCATCCTGATGGACCACGGCACCCGCGTGTTCCAGGGCCTGCCCGCCGACCTGATCCGCCACGGCGAGACCGGCGGCGTCGGCGACAGCGCCGCCGAGCGCGGCTACTCGCACCTCCTCAAGCAGCACCGGAGCGCCTGA